One genomic region from Vibrio cyclitrophicus encodes:
- the leuO gene encoding transcriptional regulator LeuO, with product MLEKKDAMSAIASYRMESTLRGVDLNLLTVFDAVMQEQNITRAAHNLGMSQPAVSNAVARLKVMFNDELFMRQGRGIQPTQRARQLFGPIRQALQLVRNELPSSVFSPESSSRLFKLAICSPCDMRFAPKIMSTINDQAPSVKLHMDAEFDRQLSERMRYQEIDFVIDYARFDEQGFSSTEIFQDELVVVASASHPRINGEVSASELLNEKHAKLSRIHGQRSFSEQAYRDLDCTPFYEGTSLSNVLYVVGQSELVTIAPRWMVEHAANKEQLQILDFPFDNAAISGFLSWHESSEKDKGHIWLRDQLMMICGEVVALN from the coding sequence ATGTTAGAGAAAAAAGACGCAATGAGTGCAATTGCAAGCTACAGAATGGAAAGCACACTTCGTGGAGTCGACTTAAATCTTTTGACTGTATTTGATGCAGTTATGCAAGAGCAAAACATTACACGTGCAGCTCACAACCTGGGCATGTCTCAGCCTGCTGTAAGTAACGCTGTTGCTCGTCTAAAAGTGATGTTTAACGACGAACTATTCATGCGTCAAGGTCGTGGTATTCAACCAACTCAACGTGCTCGTCAACTGTTTGGCCCAATCCGCCAAGCACTGCAGTTAGTACGCAACGAACTACCAAGTTCTGTGTTCTCGCCAGAGTCGTCTTCTCGCCTGTTCAAACTTGCGATTTGTAGCCCTTGTGATATGCGTTTTGCTCCTAAGATTATGTCGACAATCAACGACCAAGCACCTAGCGTTAAGCTGCATATGGATGCAGAGTTCGATCGTCAGCTTTCTGAGCGTATGCGTTACCAAGAAATCGACTTCGTGATTGATTACGCTCGTTTTGATGAGCAAGGTTTCTCAAGCACTGAAATCTTCCAAGATGAATTGGTTGTGGTTGCTTCTGCTTCTCACCCTCGAATTAATGGTGAAGTTTCAGCAAGTGAGTTGTTGAATGAAAAGCACGCAAAATTGTCTCGCATTCACGGTCAACGTAGCTTCTCTGAGCAAGCTTACCGTGACCTAGATTGCACGCCTTTCTACGAAGGTACGAGCTTGAGCAACGTTCTTTACGTTGTTGGTCAATCTGAATTAGTGACGATTGCACCTCGTTGGATGGTAGAACATGCAGCAAATAAAGAGCAGCTTCAGATTCTAGATTTCCCATTCGATAATGCGGCAATTTCAGGCTTCCTAAGCTGGCACGAATCAAGTGAAAAGGATAAAGGACACATTTGGTTACGAGATCAGTTAATGATGATCTGTGGCGAAGTAGTGGCACTTAACTAG
- a CDS encoding MJ1255/VC2487 family glycosyltransferase, whose translation MKILYGVQGTGNGHIARARAMAVAFRQQNIDVDFLFSGRDESKYFSMEEFGNYQTRDGLTFFSEQGQVKYGKTFIKNNIWRFMREINQIDLMPYDLVLNDFEPVTAWAAKRQGVPCIGISHQNAFRYDVPKEGGNWIEHSVIQYFAPTEHSIGLHWYHFEQPILPPIVHTLTHHEQTTAPQNFTLVYLPFEDLEAISELLMKFISHHFICYHPNVIEHSRVENIEFKPLSHAGFQFDLNQCSGVVANGGFELPSEALTLGKKLLLKPLDGQFEQQSNVATLEALGLAQTMSFLDAAILRSWLNEKQAEIVTYPDVASALVEWVLAGNWSDQDALSKQLWDKVDFPSYASLT comes from the coding sequence ATGAAAATATTATATGGCGTACAAGGTACAGGGAATGGTCATATCGCTCGTGCAAGAGCAATGGCGGTGGCTTTTCGCCAACAAAATATCGATGTCGACTTCCTATTCTCAGGACGAGATGAGAGCAAGTACTTCTCAATGGAAGAGTTTGGGAACTATCAAACCCGCGATGGCTTAACTTTTTTCAGTGAGCAAGGGCAGGTTAAGTACGGTAAAACATTCATCAAGAATAATATCTGGCGATTTATGCGTGAAATTAACCAGATCGATTTGATGCCTTATGACTTAGTGCTTAATGACTTTGAACCTGTGACTGCATGGGCGGCTAAGAGACAGGGTGTACCATGTATTGGCATAAGCCACCAAAATGCGTTCCGCTACGATGTGCCTAAAGAAGGAGGAAACTGGATTGAACACTCAGTGATTCAGTACTTCGCGCCAACAGAGCACTCTATTGGTCTTCATTGGTATCACTTTGAGCAACCCATATTACCTCCTATAGTTCACACGCTGACTCACCATGAACAAACGACAGCGCCACAAAATTTCACTTTGGTTTATTTACCGTTTGAAGATCTTGAGGCGATTTCGGAGTTGTTGATGAAGTTCATTTCTCATCATTTTATCTGTTATCACCCCAATGTTATTGAGCACAGTCGAGTCGAAAATATTGAGTTCAAACCACTCAGTCATGCAGGCTTCCAATTTGACCTGAATCAGTGCTCTGGTGTGGTCGCTAACGGTGGCTTCGAATTGCCATCAGAAGCCTTAACTTTGGGTAAAAAGTTGCTTCTCAAACCGCTTGATGGGCAGTTCGAACAACAGAGCAATGTCGCCACGCTAGAAGCCCTGGGGTTGGCACAAACGATGAGCTTTTTAGATGCGGCTATTTTACGTAGCTGGCTCAATGAAAAACAGGCAGAAATAGTGACCTATCCCGACGTGGCAAGTGCACTCGTTGAGTGGGTTTTAGCGGGGAATTGGTCTGACCAAGATGCCTTAAGTAAACAGCTTTGGGATAAGGTGGATTTTCCTAGTTATGCATCGTTAACCTGA
- a CDS encoding phosphatase PAP2 family protein encodes MRTIEPIVRWDVAFSVFCLKSRYSGQHATLSKAISHTGDGHLYILIALVALLVDSNAGRDFLLVGLTAFAIELPIYWFAKNTLKRRRPAEFSSLLYSHIVPSDKYSLPSGHSAAAFVMATLIGHFYPSLYLFSLIWAAAIAGSRILLGVHFLTDVLIGAVLGIACTSLAISFIL; translated from the coding sequence ATGCGTACTATCGAACCTATTGTCCGCTGGGATGTGGCATTTTCTGTTTTCTGTTTGAAGAGTCGTTATAGCGGGCAACATGCAACGCTGAGTAAAGCGATATCTCATACTGGAGATGGACACCTTTACATTTTGATTGCTCTGGTCGCGCTGTTGGTGGATAGCAATGCTGGCCGAGATTTTCTCTTGGTGGGCTTAACTGCCTTTGCAATCGAGTTACCTATTTACTGGTTTGCCAAAAATACCCTCAAGCGTCGCAGACCAGCTGAGTTCTCTTCACTGCTTTACTCCCATATCGTTCCATCTGACAAATACAGCCTTCCATCTGGACATTCGGCTGCTGCTTTTGTTATGGCGACCTTAATCGGACATTTCTATCCAAGCTTGTATCTCTTTAGTTTGATTTGGGCTGCAGCGATTGCGGGATCGCGAATCTTGCTTGGTGTGCACTTTTTAACGGATGTGCTAATTGGCGCTGTCTTGGGGATAGCTTGTACTAGCCTAGCCATCAGCTTCATTTTGTAA